A segment of the Lycium ferocissimum isolate CSIRO_LF1 chromosome 10, AGI_CSIRO_Lferr_CH_V1, whole genome shotgun sequence genome:
TAGACAGGTGATGTTATTAAAATTCTTTGTGACATGCCATTCTGAGCAagcttaaatttgatgagttagagtTCATCTTTGAGATTGGGAGGTTAGAAGTTTGttatttgtttgttgaattgTATAGCTTGCATGATGATCAGGAAGTGTAAATTTGATGTTCTGATTTGCTATATGGCCTAATTGTTGGTATCAACCAAAGTGGTGGTATTCCTAGACTTGATTTAAGAGATAGTTTTAACTAGGACTTGAGACGAAAGAAgagtttaagtgtggggtggtgatGTTCGACCTAAAATAGCATATATTTATTCAgtgttgcctcacattttagtacttttaattgtcttttgagtattgattatattgaattgtgcttaatattatattttattttgtagaaataaagcaagaattgaagagatttggtaaaaaagtGTAGTAATGTggtgaaataaataaaaagaaaacaaagaggacCATACATAATATGTTCCCCATCAAATCCCAAGAACATTGCTACAGAAAAGTTCAACCAATTATTAAAATATTGAAGAGGACCTCAATATGGAAAATAAGTCTTGGATTCTAGTATTAGTTGGGGAGGGAATTAATTAACTCGCCATTTATTTAAAGTATGTATGAGGTCATTGAAAggatgaaaataagaaaaaaggagGAAACGCCAAAGTGACTCCTATATGGTAAAGGAGAGCACATAGAAAACGTACTTATAGTTGGCGTGCGAGAGAGATAGGCCTTGGTGTGACTATATAAATACACCTTCTCGCTCAATTTTCGAAAAATAACGAGGATAAATCCAtttgaaacccttagttcataactttggacctagagagagcttgcAAAACGTGGAGGCCATAGTTGTggttttatcttcttcttcgtaatacttattttgatatttttattgaatgatttgttgcttttcctccatgtctatgagctaaactctttagttctaggctttgacacaaacatgaaagttgacgtttaattatcatttctatctattaaattttcatattttgggttgcttatttattcttgtgcttaattttTTAGTTACTTTATCACTAATTGAACACTATCTTCTTGACTTGAAAAGATTCACGTACGTAatgaataaatagagtttgttcgatttaatcgtttcgctaccgaggatagagatataccctttagccctacttagttgaatacggagaaataaatgcgttcttgttacctctcgacgaccatagagatatagcgttatagtaacatctaccACAGTTTCatagtagttcgagagaatatcatgtGTTTAACccatcaactagtaacccataggtagaatGATTTGAAAACTCAACTGAGATTGTTAGTCAATTAAAAATTCTGATCTATCTCTCTTAAAGATAAAAACGtgtttcttggttgaagttcattatttgttttcttttatttttaattagtttacaaatataatttggattttatttcttgtttagataattagcattagtttaatttgataaatagttaatTATAAGTCTGTGATCATATATgacttaaaaatcctatattactctCTATTGGCAAATTTACGTGATATGGCACAAAAGCTAAAGCTGTGAGTTCAGCTATATCCCAAGGCCAATTATTTGACCGAGAAGATCTAGGGGATAAACAATACTATATCATAGAAGTAGTTAAAGGTCTAATAATCAGTGCTGATAGTAGGTAGTCCAAacacattaattttttttctttgatgtgAAAGGATGGCTAATTAGTAATTAGTATAAACAAGTACTATGACTTCTGAGTATTTAGAGTTTCTTTATTCACTTTATCTTCTCTTCGTAAAAACTTGTCGTTGGTCTTTCGAGAAAAAAAATCACGAATGAATTGTTTAATCGTAAATTTTGATaacaaaatacttgtttaataATGCGAATTTTATACAAAgattattttcatatataagtGAAAGTGTGAAACCAAAAGGATTCTGTATGAGCTTGCGAGGACTTGAGGGTGTTGTCATTACTTCCTCATTGCCTATACATCAAAATAGGTAGGAGCAAAGGCGGATtcagaatttgaaatttatgagttatgaatTCTAGCCATTTGAAGTTATTGAgttctaaatttataatttgtTGAGACAAATGTAAGGTTTGAGTCAAAGCTAATATGCTCTGCCAAACTCATAGAACGTTAGCTCCTGaataagagagagaaaaaataaagagatgatatatacataaatatagagagagagagtaaggCTTTACCGAGCGAAGCTGCAGGACCTGAGCTCTCATGAGAATAAGCAAAGTTGAAAATTAACTGTGAACATTTGGAATTTTGGCCATTAAAGTCATCAACTGCCATTTCCATAGCTATCTTTTGCTCTTTACCCACTCTTGTTGTTGGATCAATGATTGCTCCTATTCTCCAGATAAGTATGTTACAATCATCATGTATTGAACCATTGACACCATTCATGTTATTACCCAATGATGCTATTTGATGAACCACTAAGAAATAGACCAGCAAAGAGAAGACAGTAGTAGTACTAGCAGTCCTCATTTTGCAATGGTTAGACTTCTAGTAATTGGCAGTTGTAGTGTCATATATGAagggactaagagaaggacgagacctttttttcttcttttaaattaCACCTCTCGGCTATTCTATCAGCTATATCATATGTCCTTTGAACATGCGTATCGGATAACTCTATTGCTAATTAAGGTTTACACAAATGAGAAGAATCAACGTTCTTTGTTTTTGTCTctgttgaaatttgaaatttgattttctataaATTTCACATATTTCATTGGTCCCTAGCCCAATTGCACCAGGACTAAGACttttaagggaaattagaattgACTTTTTTGACGAATATTCCTCCTTAGGACTTGTTCAAAGTTCAAACTACTGATTAAAGAATAATTGGACACAGTACGGTCGGTAGCAATATTGCAAGTTGAACTCAACAAATCCATAGTTAATTAATGTGTTAGTATAATTGACATCAACTTTTAGAAAGATCTCCTGGCTTTCGGGCGCTGCTATGGGATCTTTAACTCCCCTTCAATGGTACCCCCTCTTCCTTACACTTCAGTACCGGTGaatcattttaaataatttatcgATTTGTGCATGTTATATGCTACTTCTCTATCGTTCTAATTATCAGAAATATTTGTCGACTCTCAAATTATCATCATATGTGAGCTCTTGAATATTAATATCATGATCCTCATCATTGGTTTAATTTATTGAGTGTTTCAATATttttgagtcatctttttattgatTGGTACTTATAGTACTATCATCTAGAAGAAGAAAACTTCTAGTCAAGTTTAAAATTCAATCTCAGTACCCATATTCTGGGAAGGGTCCATGAATCTACACGTAAATAGAAGTACGACCTCTACTCAATCACTCATCCTATGACCCAAATGGCTTCAAAACTCATTTGCTAAattattactagtattattttttGGCCTCACTGGGACTGGAAATAAAGTATAATATTTGGCAATTACTTAGTATCAACATTCAAGTACTTTATTTTGATGACTGGAAATAAAGTATAATATTTGGCAATTACTTAGTATCAACATTCAAGTActttattttgataatttagGTCTCTAACTTCTAAGGTATAGCGAGAATGACAAGAGTTTGAAAAAAGATTACAATAGTCGTAGTGCTATCATCTTAAGCTTGTACTAACAAATTACAGTGAATCCATTTTcatgcttatgattttgtggccAAAAGCCTTTTACAATTTCTTCTTActcgtttttctttttaatgagAAGCAGTACTCTGTTTGATGTTTCAACTTACACAATTTACATAATATCCTAATCCGAAGCATTTCTCTTAGAATCTTCCCAAAGAATAAATAGGACaggaaagaaaattattttgcaAATTAATTCAAACTCCCCAAATATATGAGTATCCGGATAAATATCTAGCTTGTTTAAATTTTTCAAACTTGAGCGGGTAGCTGATCGCTATATTTATTTGTAGGTTAGTTTGGGTTTAATATGCATTAACACATTCGTTTAATTTggtcaaaacaaagaaaagaaaagtacaGTTACTTTGAAAACAAGGTTTAATTTTACCTTATTGTATCTTTTTCCAAGAAATTTTACCTTATATTATGATAAATATTCTTTAATTCAACTGTATAACctaaaaattagaagaaaaagaaaagtaaacaaATTGAAAGTAGCTTTGAGTAGACGAGTCAAATTATGAGCCACTCATAAGTCATAAACTCATTTTGGCATGTCCCATTTTAGTCCAAACAAAATTTAGATAGGTTTCAATCATGCCTTGTCTTAATTTGATTAATAATAACCAGTCATTTGAATGTAATATAACAAGACCCACTTTTGAAGGCACGAAACATTTTAAATTAGAATAATAAACCGCTAACGTTAAATGTAATTTCTTTGAGTTCACAACACTTTGTAAAGAATTTCGAATGGCAAAGATGTTATGATCACAAAATGTTTCATTCAAAATCAGGTTATTAGATGGCAAATATCGAATGAGAATGAAATTAAATATAACATAGATGCTAGCTTTAATAATCGAATGAGTGGATATGTTGATAGGCAATGCTAGACGAGATTTCATTGGACGGCAAGCAAGGGTTTTAAATAAAGTACTTAACCCATTAGTTACAGAGATTGTGAGCGTTCAGGAAgctcttaggggtcgtttggtacatggtataagctgggatatcccaacACTAATTTTGGTATTaattttgtaccatgtttggtagaaggtataaatttattctatcccaggataaatttataccttctatcaAACAGAGTATAAAATGAACCACAATCTTAAGGATGGAATATCCCACCTTAACCCATTAAccttgagattattttatcccatctcccagatgggataaattagttcCGGAATTATAATCCTGGAATTATAATCCCAGGATAATTTATTTTGcgtaccaaatgaccccttagtTACGTTGGTTGAAGAATGGCTTTGCTAATAGTCCTATGGTGATTGAGACAGATAATCAGCTAGTTTATCAAGCGCTCAAAggaaacatttcaaataattcTTATTTTGAGTCTCTTGTTTATGATTGTAAGACACTAATGAAGAATTTCAATTAGTCTAGTTAGAAAATCAGTGAATCAAACTGCTTAAGTTTTAGCTAGGACGGCTGTTTTTATGTCTGGTTCGATAAAATGGGGGTGTGTCCCActatctttttatttctaatgtaCTCGCATTTGATTTGATTGTAATTaagaagacaattttttttttttcaaaaaaaagtaaatataatAAGACCCACCCGAATCCAGGACACCTACTGTGTGATGtataacacacaacacaattaCCAACTGAAACTTGTTAATCTGTAAGCCGGGAGCTTCATAATTTTTCTTGAGCTCTTTCTCATTTGTTGGATAATGTAGCTTGTTTTAGGTTCATGGAACATCAGAGAACTATTCTACAAAGGTTGCTTCCATATCATCCGGAATGCGAAAAGAAGATTGGCCCTGGAGTTGATTACATTACTGTATGCCATCCCTCCTCGTTGCTTCATTTACAGATCTGCCTGAATTGTTATGTCACGTCGCATCTTTCTCTGTTCACTTTTAGGATCTCTTTTTTTGGTTTACTTTCTAATGTCAGTACGGCTAAAGATCTTTAGTGTACGTATACTGTCCAATACTTGGCTCGTGTTGAAATTCAAGTATGCTGTTTGACATGCATTCTTCCTGAAGAGTAATATAGGTAATACCAACTATTTCAGGTTATATTGCAAACATTATATCTTGCCCTCTGGGCAGCACCTACTGTGTGATGTATAACACACAACACAGTTACCAACTGAAACTTGTTAATCTGTAAGCCGGgagcttcatttttttcttgagctCTTTCTCATTTGTTGGATAATGTAGCTTGTTTTAGGTTGAATAATAAAATCATGATCCTCATCATTGGTTTAATTTATTGAGTGTTTCCGATATttttgagtcatctttttataGATTGGTACTTATAGTCTAGAAGAAGAAAACTTCTAGTCAAGATTAAAATTCAATCTCATGCAGTACCCATATTCTGGGAAGGGTCCATGAATCTACACGTAAATAACAGTACTACCTCTCGTCAATAACTCATCCTGTGAGCCAAATGGCTTCTAAACTCATTTGctagattattattattttttggccTCATTGGGCTTGGAAATAAAGTACTATACAATCTTTGGCAATTACTTAGTCTCCACTTGACTTCATTTTGATATCTCAAGTAACTAACTTCATCTTAGCTTGTAACAGGTTACGGTGAATCCATTTTCGTGCTTATGATTTGTGGCCAAAAGCCTTTTAGGATTTCTCAAAAAACTTACTGTTTTTTCTTActcgttttttatttttatgagaaGCACTACTCTGTCAGTCTGTTGGATGTTTCAACTTACACAATTTACAAAATATCCCAAACAGAAGCATTCTTTTAAAAATTCCTAAAGAATAAAAGGAAcagaaaagaaaactattttgcAAATTAATTCAGACTCTCCgaatatatgattttttttttatgagtatCCTGACAAATATCTATTAAATTCTTCAAACTTTGAGTGGTTAGCTGATCGATATATTTATTTGTAGGTTAGTTTGGGTTTAATATACATTAACACATTTGTTTAATTTGGTCAACTTGGGCTATattactaatccaaatcaaCTAATAAGCGACTTTTgccaaaacaaaggaaaaagaaaattacagTTACTTTGAAAACAAGGTTTAATTTTACCTTGTTGtatctttttccaaaaaatttaccTTATAGTATGATAAATATTCTTTAATTCGACTGTATAAcctaaaatttagaagaaaaaagaaaagcaaaattgAAAAGTAGCTTTGAGTAGACGAGTCAAATTATGAGCCACTCATAAGTCATAAACTCATTTTGGCATGTCCCATTTTAGTCCAAACAAAATTTAGATAGGTTTCAATCATGCCTTGTCTTAATTTGATTAATAATAACCAGTCATTTGGATGTAATACTAATATAACAAGACCCACTTTTGAAAGCACGAAACATTTTACATTAGAATAATAAACAGCTACCATCAAATGTAATTCCTTTGAATCCACAACACTTTGTAAAGAATTTCCAATGGCAAGGATGTTATCATCAGAGAGTGTTTCATCCACTAAAAATCAGGTTACTAAATGGCAAATATcgaatgagaatgaattaaatgTAACATGTATCTTGTAGGCATGCAGCGGGAGTAGGAGATTGTCTGATACACAAACGATTTCATTGTTAATTGGGCAAGCAAGAGttttaaataaaatacttaacCCATTAGTTGCAGAGATTATGAGCGTTCAGAAAGCTATCGGTTGGTTGAAGAATGGCTTTGCTAATAGTCCTATGGTGATTGAGACAGATAATCAACTAGTTTATCAAGTTCTCAAAGGATAACATTTCAAATAATTCTTATTTTGAGTCTCTTGTTTATGATTGTAAGACTGAAGAATTTCAATTAGACTAGTTAAAATATAAGTGAATCAAGCTGCTTAAGCTTTAGTCTAAGGCGACtgtttttatgtatgatatTTCTGATGTACTTGATTGATAATTaagaagacaatttttttttttttttaaaacaaagtaaATATCACAAGACCCAGCCGAATCCAGGACCCGGTATCCGAATATCCAAAATCCAAACCCGCCCAATAAAGCGGTCAGCTATTCTTTGTTTAACacttatcttcttcttcttcttccgcCAAATGGTAAAGCAGCAGTGAGTTTTGAAGCACTGCACACTAGTTTGCCAGCAGACCAATTTTTCTGAAGATTATTGAGTACTCTATCCCTCATCTAAAATGTTGAATAAGTGCAAGTAAAACAATAAactccaatttccaaaatttcacagCAAAAAAATGGCTTCAATTTGCACTTCAAATTTTCAGTTCCTACACAGAACGAACCCTAACCCTAACCGTATATCTCATCAGCTATTAGTCTCCCCTTCTTCTCTATCCTTTTCCCGGCTGTGCCATTGCGCGGCTTTGAAGACCGGTTCAGAGAGCGGTGGGATTCACAGCGATAACGCCGAGTTGTTGCGTAAGCCAGTGACGTCATCAGTTGGTGAGGAGGAGGAGGATGATGAGGTGGCGAagaagagtggagagggttGGGTTGATTGGGAAGATCAGATATTAGAGGATACTGTCCCCCTTGTTGGCTTTGTTAGAATGATTCTTCATTCTGGAAAGTATGTTCCCTctactttattcatttctattactacttgttgttattgtttcttTAGCCTCGTTTTGTTatcttgatgttgtttatgCTTGTTGCTACTACTTACTGCCGACGGTCTTTCGAAAACAGCCTCTATACCTTCTCAAGGTATGGGTAAGGTCGGTTTGCGTTCACTTTATCCACTTGTGGGATCATACtggattgttgttgtagttgtaaaGTATATAATTTGTATCTGTGCATTTATCGTGAAAATTGGATATATGTGAATTTTCAATGTATATTAGATAGAGACTTTCTTTTGCCGCTTCATGCTCCCACCCATTCTggaataacttttttttttttttttttccccctaataaatgaaaaagaacTTTGACTGCTCAATCTTTGTTCATAGGTGCCTCCTCCCTGCCTGACGTAGTTGTTGTTTATTCAATAGGAAAGGGTAATGAAaggataataaaaaaaagtttgtcttgaatttttgaTGCTCATAACTAGTACCATAAAGGTAGGGGTTAGGTCTGCATACATCCCCAAACCCTACTTGTGggattatattgggtatgttgttgttgttaaaacCATTACCATATGCTCCGAGGAAA
Coding sequences within it:
- the LOC132033385 gene encoding protein DCL, chloroplastic; this encodes MASICTSNFQFLHRTNPNPNRISHQLLVSPSSLSFSRLCHCAALKTGSESGGIHSDNAELLRKPVTSSVGEEEEDDEVAKKSGEGWVDWEDQILEDTVPLVGFVRMILHSGKYAVGDRLSPEHQRTILQRLLPYHPECEKKIGPGVDYITVGYHPDFENSRCLFIVRKDGESVDFSYWKCIKGLIRKNYPLYADSFILRHFRRRRRND